ATACAGCGCAAATTCGTCCGCACTAAACGCTGGATGGTTTGATCCTCCTAAACGAAAAAACCGCACTACGCCGAGGCATAGTGCGGTTTTCATTACCCCCAATTACTCTCGCTTGCGGATTCCGAGGAATCACTTTGGGCTTCCTCGACCGCTGGAGCATCGACCTGCGGAGCCGCAGGTGTTTCCTCAACCGCAGCCTTGGATTCCACGACAGGAGCAGCCTTGGCTGTTTCCTGCGCAGACCTGGCATGTCCTTGAGCTTCTTCTTCAGTTTTTTCGATTTCTGCCTTTTCGGAATCGATCTGCGCCTGAATTTGATTGCGAAGGCCATCACCGCTTTTCCCTTTTTGAGATAAATAGGATATTGGTCTCGTAGGCTTCGACTTTTTTCCTGGATGATTTGGATTTTCATCCGCATTTTCCGCATTTCATCTTCAGCGGGGTTGCTTGCAACCTGATCGCGACGGTCATTGCCACCCCGACGATCACCACCGCCGCCCTGACGGTCACCACCACCACGGCGTTCGCCGCCGCCTTGACGATCACCACCTCCGCGACGTTCGCCGCCGCCACCACCACCACGGCGCTCACCGCCACCGCCGCCATAACCGCCACCATAAACCGCCGCCGCCACGTGAGCGGGTCTTGTCATAAGTACTGTGTGATGGCATCACGATAGGCACCGTTGATTTTATCCTTCTGCTTGAAGGGCACGTGTCCCGTTTCTTTCCATTTTGCCGCAATCGCCTCAAATTCAGCGCTGTGATCGCCTGGATTGTCGAGTGCCGCAATGGCTTCGACTTGGGAGATCAAGTCAGTTTGATGGCCATGTTGTCCTCAAACTCGCTTTGCTCCACTTACAGCAGCCGTTTTACGGTCAAAGAAGTGTCGCAGGCTGTGCGAAAGCGCTTCCAAAGTTTGTTGAATAGCGTTCGTGTACCGGACCAATGGATTTCATTCCTCTTGGAGTTGCTTGAGAATCTCCGTGGTATCCTTGAGGTGCTCATTGTTCATGACCGCTTCGGCCTTTTCACAAATCGCAGTTTTCTTGATCAGGTTTTCACCGCGTTCCTCGTCAAATACCTTGAAGAATTCGCTTTTTGCGTTGGAAGAAGTGGTCACACTCGGCGCGGTATTCCGTCCAGACTTTGTTGGTCTCATTGGGCCCGGGCCGATGGTTTTCCATTCGTTTTGCAACGCAAGCACCTCGTTGGTGACATCGGTCCAATCCTTGGGGCGCTTGCCATCAAAGTCGTGATGGACTTTGATTTTCGCCAGAATGGCCTTTTTCTTGATCTCGTTTTCGACGCGCTGCTGATCCTGAAGCTCATAATAGCCGGAACGCAGTTCATAAAAACGATCCAAGCATCGCGGAAGGCTGCATTCAGCGTTTCAACATCTTCACGTGGCACGTGACCGATGGTGCGCCAGTATTCCTGGCTGTCGACGCGCTCGCTGCGCTTGTTCCAGTCTTCGCGCGTGATTTGCTCCTCCGTCGGAATCAAAACATCAACTTCGTCGACGACCTCTTTTTCCTCGTGATTGTATTTTGCGGTCCAGTTCCAGAAGTTCCTGATACTGACTACGCAATTTGTAGAAAATGTCGAGGTAGTGGCGATAGGTTTCGTTGAAGGACTGCAAGTCTTTTTGCAGCACCCAACCCACTTCGCGCCATTGGTTTTGAATATCGCGGACTTCTTGGATTTTGGTGACCTGTTCTTCGGTCACGATCGCCTTGAGGCGCTCCAAGAGTTCTTTCTTCTTGTTGGTTGTGTCTTCCTTTTCTTTTTCGCGCTCCGCATAGTAGGCCATACGCTTCTTGTTGAAGCGTGCCATAGCGGTGTTGAAGCGGCTCAGGAGTGCATGTTCGACGGTTTCAGGGTCGATCTTGGACTCAAAAGCTCTTCTTGATGTTCGCGATTTTGGGAAACGAATTCGGCAACCTCTCCGCGTGTGGCGATGCTTTCCATCAGCAGCGTCAGCTCCTGCGGATTGGCTTTCTGACAACACTGTCCAAGTTTTCCTCGTCACCAAGGATTTCTTGCAACAACGAACTCGCGCAGATTCGCCACGGTCTTCCGGTGAATTCAATATGCGAGAAGTCATCTTCCTCGACTTCGGGGTTCCGTCGCCACCTTCGTCAGTCAATTCGACATGCGCTACAGCAACTTTTCCTCGGGTTCCACGATCGGATCCGGCTCGGGTGCCTCCTCAGGCACTTCGGGTTCCACAGCGGAGTTTCAGGTTCAGGTGCTCCACAGGAACTTCGGGTTCCGCGGGCGGCAAAATGATTTCTGGTTCGGGCTCAGCAATCGGCATTTCTGGCGAAACGTCGGGCGATGCGTCGAGATTCACGGACTCTTTTCAGGGTCTGAGGGGGAGAGGTGCGGAAATTCCGTTTCAGGTACCATCAAAATCAGATAGCGTTTCTACAAAAACTAGTTGAACATGCACTAGATTCGACTTCAAATTTAACGGGTTGTGGCGATTTTCACAGCCAATCTTCTGAAATCTCTCCCAATGCAGTGGAAGATATCACTTGGTCCAAGCCTCGACCGCCTCTTTTGCGAGGCTGGCTATTCCAAGTTTGTTTTTCTTGTTGAATCCACAAATCATTGTGGAGCTTTGTTGGTGTTGGCGGACTTGAGGTCGGCAAGGCTGTTAATCCCGAGCTTGCGCAAGGGCTCCATCCATTCGACCGGCACGCCGGCGGAGGCAAATTCCTCGTTCGTGATCGCCTTGGCCTTCTTTTCCGGCTTCATTTGCGGGAAGAAAAGGACATCTTGAATCGAAGGCGAATTGGTCATGATCATCGCCAAACGGTCGATACCCACACCCAATCCTGCGGTAGGCGGCATTCCAAACTCCAGCGAACGCAGGAAGTCTTCGTCAGCACCATGGCTTCGTCGTCGCCGCGTTTGCCCAGCTCGAGTTGCTCCTCAAAGCGCTCCCGTTGATCGATCGGATCGTTCAGCTCGGAGAATGAATTGAGCATTTCCTTGCCGTTGCAGATGGCTTCAAGCGCCTCGACCAATCCGGGCTTGGAACGGTGCTTTTCGCCAATGGGCTCATTTCCAGCGGATAATCCGTGATGAAGGTCGGCTGGATGAGCTTGGGCTCGCAGGTCGCACCAAAGATTTCATCGATCAGCTTGGCTTTGCCCATGCTGTCGTCGGTCTCCACGCCGAGCTGCTTGCAGGCCAACAGCAATGCAGCTTCGTCCATCTCGGAAAGGTCGATGCCGGTGAAATGCTGGATCGCCTCAAACATGGTGTAGCGCCCAAGGCCGCGCAAAGTTGATGTCGTGGTCGCCCACGCGCACAATTGTGCCACCCGTCACGTCAAAGCGACCTTTTCGATCATTTCCTCGACGAGGTCCATCATCCAATAATAGTCCTTGTAGGCCGCATAGAGTTCGATTTGGGTGAACTCCGGATTGTGGAAGCGGGACTGCCCTCGTTGCGGAAGTCTTTGGAAAATTCGTAGACGCCATCAAAGCCGCCGACGATCAAGCGCTTGAGATACAGCTCGTTGGCGATGCGCAGGTACAGCGTCATGTCGAGCGTGTTGTGGTGGGTCTTGAAAGGACGCGCAGCAGCACCGCCATACAACGGCTGCAAAATCGGCGTTTCGACCTCCAGATAACCCTTCGCATTCAGGAATTCCCGCATGCTCTGCACCAGTTTGGTGCGCTTGACAAACGTTTCGCGCACCTCGGGTGCACGATCATATCCAGATACCGCTGACGGTAGCGTTGCTCGAGTTCGGTAAAGCTGTCGTAAAGTTTGCCATCCTCAGCCTCCTTGCGGAAGATGATCGGGCGCAATGTCTTGGTGAGAATGCGGAAACTGTGAACGTGGATGGAAATTTCACCGGTTTGGGTGGTGAACACGTAGCCTTCGACGCCAATGATATCTCCCAGGGAAATGAGGCGCTTGAACACCTCATTGTACATCATCTTATCCTCGCCAGGGCAGATTTCGTCGCGGTTGACATAAACCTGAATCTGTCCAGTAGAGTCTTGAAGCACCGCAAAGATGCCTTTCCCATCACCCGTTTGGTGACAACGCGGCCTGCCAAACTGACTTTGGCAAGCGGCAGCATTTTCAGGTGTGAAATCGCGCAAAATTCCCTCCGCCGTCGCATTCACTTCATAGCCTTCTGCGGGAAAGGGTTCGATACCCAGGGCCCTTTAACTCCTCAACCTCCTTGCGGCGCTGAAGCTCCTGGTCGTTCAACTGATGTTCCATTGACAAAAAACAAATTTTGGCGCAATTTACAGACAATAATTGGTTTCGGGGAAGGAAATGCCAATTTATCGGCGCGGCTTGAATGTGATTCCAACTGCCTCAGGATCGGGTCATCCGTGCAACTTTGTCAGGGAGGCAAGCTTTTTGTGCAAATTCAATAGATTTGTGTCCGATTTCCGGGGGAAGAGGCTGGAATCGCACTTAAGAACGCCATAACTGAAAAATGAAATTGAGAATACTATTGCTCTTGGAGCCTTTTTATGCTTGCTTTTGCCGAACCTTCAAGCCCAGAAAGATACACTTGGTGCCTATTGCAATGTTTTATGTGACTTCTGATAAGCCAGACATTTTGCCGTTTTCAGATCAATGTTTTTTGGCTGATCAATATTCCGTGAAGGATCCAACGAATTTCAAGGCTTTGGGACCCGTCGAAGGTTCGATATCCTTGTTTACGCAGTATGGATGGAGCATGCATTTTTACTTGCCAAATCCAAAGAAAACGAACGTTTGGTGGTGAGCGCTCCTGTCAATTTGCTTGGGAAAGACCTGCAAATGAAAACCGGGAACTTTTTTCATCACCCTTTCTGACAACCGCGGCGCGGGACGCTTGGATGAGCCTGCGGACAATGTCGATTTTGCTACGGTTAGCGGGAATGCAAAAGTGTTGGAATACGTTCCACAAACCGGGAAGATGCCTTATGCCCAATACAAGCTGCAAATGGACCTCCAATTCCGAAAAGTGGATCGGAGCGAAGACGTCGCAAAATTGGTGGGTGAAACGATTCGCCTACGAATGGTGGTGATCATCGATCCAAAACTGGACTGACCGAGGTGCTATTTCCCGCTGGCAGGCGGCGAAATGTAGGTGTCGCGGTAGGCACGCATTTTTTCCAAGGCTAGCTGAAAATCCTCAGGCAATTCGCTGTCAAAAAACACCTTTTTGCGTGTCTGCGGATGCACAAATCCGAGCGTACGCGCATGCAATGCCTGACGCGGCAAAATTTCCATCACGTTGGTGATGAAGGCGTTCCATTTCGGCGTGTGCGGATTGGCGAGGACTTCGTGGCCCCCGTAAAACCAGTCAGAGAACAGCGTATGGCCAATATGCTTCATGTGCACCCTGATTTGGTGGGTGCGGCCTGTTTCCAGCTTGCATTGCACCAAGGTGGCAAATCCAAACCGTTCCAATACCTTATAATGCGTGATCGCACGTTTGCCGAGTGAGCCATCGGTGTAGACCGTGAATTTCTTGCGGTCACCCTTGCTCCGGCCGACGTGACCGAACGATTGTCCCTTCGTCCTGTTTTCACATCGCCCCAAACGATCGCATTGTAAAGCCGGTCGATCGTGCGTTCGTAGAACTGTCTGGCAATGAATTGATTGGAGAAATCATGCTTGGGAACCACGAGCAATCCGCTGGTATCTTTGTCTATGCGGTGCACAAGTTGCGGGAAAACCATTCCTCACGCGGTGCCTCGAGGCGGTCTTTGTTGAGGTGAAACAGCAAACCATGCAACATGGTCCCCGTCCAATTGCCGACACCGGGGTGCACGACCATGTTGGGCGTTTTGTTCACCATCATAAAATCGTCGTCTTCGTAGGCGATGTCGACAGGAATGTCTTCGGGCCCAAGCTGCGGCGGCGGAGGATGTGGCAACATGATCGTGACCTCATCGCCCGGCTTGACCTTGTAACTTGCCTTGATCACCTTGCCGTTGACGCGGACGCAGCCTGCCAAAGCCGCGTTTTTGATCTGCGTACGGCTTTTGTTCCGCATGAGCGAAAACAACCACTGGTCAAACGCATGATCTTCTGACCCGGATCAGGCGTGAACTTTTTGCATGTACAGACTGTCCTCTTCCGTTCCCTCTTCAGGTCGGCTCTCATCGACATACGCGTCGTCGATGTCCAAATCAAATTCGAGGTCTTGGTCTTCTTCCACTACAGTGCAAAGGCATTTGGGATGGCAAAAGTAGCGAATTTTTGCGTACCCTGCAGGAATTTTGCGGCGACAGCATTCGGGTTTCTCAAATCCCGATCAAACGGTTCAGGCCTGCTTCAACAACCTTTTTGCTTCATGGCGATGAAGATGATCAATCCGCCGCCGATCAGCAGCAACGTGGAAATCAATTCTGCCTGCGTAAAATGCATTCCTGGCAAAAATCATAGACCGAATTCACGCGGATCTTTTCAATGGTGAAGCGTTCCAAGCCGATGAGGATCATGTAGATGCCTGGAGCAATCCCGCATATTTCATCCGCTTGCGAATTCCCCAAAGCAAGGCGAAAATACCTGTGCCCATGAGTGTTTCGTAGAAAGGCGTCGGAAAAACGGGGACAGGAAGGTGGCGGCAATATTCGCCTTTGCAGCCTTCGAGCGGGATGCCGTCCATGGCAACGTTGTGGCGGAAGTCCGTGGCAAACATCCAATCAGGCAGGAAACTCAAAACCCGGGTTTCGGAACAAAGGCGTGTTCGGTGCCATTCAAGATGAAATAGGCTTGATTGGCATCGACGGCTTGCTGGAAAATGTCCATGCTTCCGACGGCGACGCCGCCGCGCGGCAGGCTTTGGTAGGCCGCATTCAGAATGCCCCAGTCCCCATCGCCCGACATTTGACAGCCGATTCGACCGACCGCATACGCCAAAATCAAGCCCGGCACAAAGGCATCCACACAGGTAAGAATGTGAAAACCCTTGCGGTACAGATAGTAAATGATCAATCCGCCTGCACACAGCAATCCGCCAAAAACTCAAGCCATTGAAGCTCAGGAGGTCGCCAATCGGATCGCTCCAGAAACGCTTCCCGGTTCCAGCATCGCAAAGATCTTGGATCCTAAAATGCCTGCCACAAAAGCGATCGTGACCACGGTTCCCAAGTAGAAAGAAGGTCCAGCGTCCACGGTTTCAAACTTGACCTCCAAGTCCTTCTTTCTTGAATTCCATGTATTTCCAGGCCCGCCACCCAGGCGCAACAAGCCAGTGAGCCAGAAGCCCTTTCAACGACATCAATGCGCCTTCGGTATCGTTGTTGAAAAATTCGCGGTCACTGAAGTAAAGGCCGAGTTTGTAGCCTGCGATGCCTAAATCAGCGCATGGATGATCACTTCGCGCATCGTGATCGGCCCCTGGGTCTGCACTTTCCTTGCGCAACTTGTATTGACCAAGCCCTTCACCGTTTCAAGTCGGCGCGCAAAGGGAATGAAGGCCGCAACAAATGCCAATGCCAGAAAAAGCCAAAGGTCTTGGCAGGCAGCACCATGTCGGTGCCAAGCATGTAATTGATGAGGTCGCTGAGCCTTGGAAACATGTCTCGGGGTGTTGATGCAGAAGCTAAAGCGGCAAAGTAACGAAAAACCAAGCAATGGAAACGGAGCTTTACTTTCTTGAATTCGCCTGCTTTTGACGGCAAATCCTCCAAAATTATTTTCCTTGCTTGAAATAATTGATAATTTAGCCCCCTCTTAGGATTGATCCAATACGGAAAACATGAGTATTCTTGTTAATAAAAACTCTCGGATCGTCGTGCAAAGGCTTTACCGGTAAGGAAGGTAGCTTTCACGCGAGCCAGATGATCGAGTATGGTACCAACGTGGTCGGCGGTATCACTCCCGGCAAAGGCGGCGAAAAGCATTTGGACCGTCCGGTGTTCAACACCATGCAGGACGCGGTCGATGCGACCCAAGCCAATGTCTCCATCATCTTTGTTCCTCAAGATTTGCCGCTGACGCGATCATGGAAGCTACAGATGCCGGCGTCGAATTGATCATCACGATCACCGAAGGCATCCCGACACGCGACATGATCTATGTCAAAAAAGTACATCGATGATCGTGGTGTGCGCATGATCGGCCCTAACTGCCCTGGTGTCATCACACCCGGCGAATGCAAAGTCGGCATCATGCCAGGCTTCATTCACCGCCCAGGCACGATCGGTATCATCAGCCGTTCAGGTACATTGACCTACGAGGCAGTGGACCAAGTCACCAAGCAAGGCCTCGGTCAAAGCACCTCCGTCGGCATCGGCGGGGGACCCGATCATCGGTTCGCCCCACATCGACATCATCAAGCTGTTCATGGCCGATCCCGATACGGAAGGCATCATCATGATCGGCGAAATCGGTGGCACCAACGAGGAACTTGCTGCCGAATGGATCAAGCACAACGCAACAAAGCCTGTGGTTGGCTTCATCGCCAGCCAAACAGCGCCTCCCGGACGTCGCATGGGCCACGCCGGTGCGATCATCAGCGGTGGCAAAGGCACGGCGAAGGCGAAAATGGAAGCCATGCAAGATGCAGGCATCCACGTCGTCGAGTCACCTGCCAACATCGGCGTGACGATGGCCAATGCCCTCGCAGAATGGAAAAAGAAAGCTGTCGTCTGAGCAGCAAGTTTAGAAGCATAAGAAAACGGCGATCTGGAAACGGGTCGCCGTTTTTTGTTGCGCCTAGGGATATCCTGATTTGGGGGGCAGTTGCTTTGCACGATCAACTTGTATTTTAGTTCCCACAATTCATTATCCCAAATTGCCGCGATCTTGGATTTTCGGAAAACCGTTTCTATCTTGGATTTTTAAAATCGCCCCAAGTTGAAATTTTTGTTGTCACCTTATCGGAGTTATCCGCTTTGGGACAGCTATGTTCAGCCGCAGGCATTGGATAAGGTCTAAATTGATCGAAAGCAGATGGCGGTAACCGACATGTATTGGAATGGTGGCTCAGTTGTCGATGAGCACCTGCTTTGGGGGCAATCCTCACCGACAACGCTTTTGTCGCGAATTGCTGTGACAGATAGTGTAACTGGAGCTGAATGGCTATCGGCGTATCTTGCAGGGGCGGGCGTTGGTACAGGTGCGTCCGTCGTTTTTAAACCGTCTTTTGATGCAGCCTTGGCTGCAGGAACATACACTGGATTCGGTATTTCTGTGAATCAATCAAATGGTGGTGTTTCGACAACTGCCAAGCCCGGCGGTCACGTTCCCAATAATTTTTCCATACAGATCGTTTTGACCGAAGGCGCGAATACATTCAAATTGTATTTCCGTTTTCATCTGCATTCACATGTCACACATGCATGGTTGTCGCCTTCTCCATTTAAGGTGCCAATCGGTTGCAGGGAAATTAAAATGGCTGTTTTTGCTGAATTTGATGATTTGACAATCGCGGATATATCTGACTCATCCAACATTGTTTGGGCAGGATCCACACCAGGCAAAATCGGCGGAGCAGATGGTTATTTTACACTTGCTGCCGGAGATGCAGGGACCACTTTGACCGTGACTGCAACCTTGCCTCCTACATTTCATGGCGTAGGTGCGTCCACCAAAACTGCGACAGGTACTGCGCACCCTTATGTGCTTCCGAGCAAAGCCAAGTTGGTTGCCGGGAGTGCTGGATATGCCCGGCGCAATCAAGTTCCCAATTTTTTGTTTCTGGCGGATGGTTTTCTGGCAGAAGATGAGGGCAAATTTGACAGCATCATTGACACATTTGTGACGAGTCTGCGACAGGAGATGAAGCTTCGGCCCTTCAACCTTCTTGCCAGCCACATGAACTTTTGGAAAGTTTTTGTTCCGTCTTCAAGCCGAGGACTTTCGGTTCGATATGAAGTTAAGAAAGCCACTGGAGCGATGGTGGTTGGTGCTGGCGGATGGATTTGACTTGGTGAATGACAGCCCTGCCGTGGTTGGTGACCTTGTCGGCGGGGCTTGGGTTATGATCAGTTCTTGTTTCATTTTTGGGTTGCCGATCCCATCGCAGGCAATGATGAGCGACGCAGATATTATTACTTTTTTGAAGGCGATTTCTCCAATCCCGGATTCCTTGTTTCCTTCTATTCCTAGCACTTTTATTCCGTTTTGGAAGAGTTATGGTGATCGGATTTCGCCAAGTCTCAAAGACAATTTTTTGGGATTTGCGCACGGTCGTCCACTGCACATCAAAGCCAATGGGGATGCCGATGTATTTGACATGTCGCCAGGAAGAATGGCGCGCGATAAAGGGCTCAATGACTTCTTGCTTACATTGCAATATGAAGATCCAAATCTAGCGCTCAATCCGTTGGGTGCGATTTGGGACTTTACGGAAGGTCCCGGCGGCGTACGCCTTGGAAAGGACTATGACAACGTCGTGGTTTTGCTTTGCTCGGACGGTGGTAGAGCGGTCAATTCGCTCGGAAACTTGGTCTCCAGGGTGACGGAACATAGCCTTCAGCAGTTGACTTTAGATCCCGACACCGTTGCTACCACGGGATTTGCAGGAGGTAGGGCAATGAAGTGGCGGGATTTGCCAGCGGATGTGATTCCGCGAGAGCTGGCGTTCATGTCGGGCAAAACCACGTTGCTTCACGAAATTTGTCATTCATTGGGTCTGGATGATGAATATGGCGAGTCCGGCCAAACTGCTGGGTCGCCATATTTGAATACCAACGACACTGTTGTACCGATGAGTGAGCAGGAACGTCACTTTTCGAATGTACAACTGCGCTCTGATCTGCTAACAGCGGGTGTGCTGGACGCTGAAAGGATCAAGTGGCGTTGGCATCGAATCGAAAAGTCAGGAATTGTAAACGGCGCGATTGCACAGGTGGGAGCCCAGTATTTCATCGTCTTGGGTGCTGGCGAAGGAGCCCAATTCTCTCCCGGAGACAAGGTGTTTTTGCGGCGCAGGGTATTGGGAGAATCTTTGTTCGACGATGTGGACCCGATGAGAATGGCGCTTCCAAGATTTCCTACCGTTACCCGAAGTCCAGTATTGGTCGTCGAAATCAAGAACGACAACGGTGTTGCAGTCCGTGTTGAGAACACCGTGCTTTTGAACGGGCGTGACCTGACAGTCGATTTTCCTTCGGGGTCGGTTTTGTATAAGCCATTACCGATTCGGTCCGTTGATCCGAACGCGGTTGGCGCTCCCTTCCTTGAATTGATCGCTCCCAATGTCATGAGTTTGATGAAAACCACGAAATTGCCGCTTCACGAGGTCGGTGCTGCGGCCTTTGACGATGCTGCCGACCAAAATCCCGACTTGGGAAGCATAAGTCTGCCATTTTGCAACAAAAAGGCAAAGAATGTAGTCGGATTGTATGCTGGCGGAAGACTCTATCACCATGGAATCTACCACCCTGCAGGTCACTGCATGATGCGTGACAACCATCAAATCGCGGAGCTTTGTTCTGTCTGTCAGTACATTATTACGGATTTTATCAACCCTTCGCTACATCCTCAGGTAGATGCTTATATCGAGGAATACTACCCGATGAAGCCAACCACCTAATCCTTCCCGAGTTCCTTAAGTCTCCGTTATCGTCATTTACTGCAGAAATCACCCATGCCCCAAGGAACATTTGAAATCGTTGCAAGAGAGCTGATCGAAGCCCTTAAGCCGCTCGAGAAATATACCTCGAGTCCCGAGGAATTCTCGGCATTTATCTATCGTTTGGGTTGGGGCGTGACAAATGTCCCGCCTGAATACCTTGATTTGGCTGCTGCCGTGGTGCAGCTTGCGGGAGACGTAGAAGACCTTGTCGATGATCCCCAAATCGGAGAGGTGATGACGCTTATTGGCCACGTAAAGGATGTCTATGTTCAGATTCAGGACCTGAGTCAGGCGCCTACAGGCGTTCCTGCCCCAGAAATCGGAGACTTTCTTGCCGAAATTACCGAACGGCTTTTTGAAATGCTTTTGGTCGATTACCTCGCCAACCGTGCATCCAAGGCATTCAATATCTTGCAGCTGTTCAATGTCATCAAGCAGGAGCATATTCCCGCCGATGGCAATCGTCCGTCGTTCATGCGAACCATAATCGATTGGGCAGAAATTCCCAAGATTTTTGCCGAACCCGACAAGCTACCAGAAAAAGTCTTTGGATGGGGGACGGGGGAACTCAAGCTCGACAAATTTGTAAGCCTCCTCGCCGAGCTCGCCCATGCCATTCATGCGCCGGTTTCAATCCGGGAAGTCGCGGAAAACATAGCTGAAGGGTTCAAATTGGAGATTCGAGGCCAAGATACGTGCTGAGAATTCCTATTTTCTCGCTGAATATCGCTGGTACCATGCAGGATATCGGCGTGGAAATCCTGGAATTGCCAGCCGCGCCGGGGAAATTGCCTGGATTTATCATTCAGCCGATTTTGCCTTCGGAAATCGGGGCCGAATTGCGACTTCGTGAAGATATCAAGCTCCTCATTCGCGCATCCAGCAACATCAACCGTTTGTTTGGCATTACGGTCAGACCCGGAGAAATTGATGTAAAGTATCCGATGTCAGGTGCAGATACCTTGCCTGAAGTCGGGTTTGGAATCGGCTTTTCATTTACACCCAGCACACCCGCCATCATCTTCGGCTCACCCAACAGCGTCAGGCTCCAACTCAAGGGTGCCACGGTCAGCCTCGATCTGAGATTCACCGTCGGCGAACCAGAAATCATCCTCAAAGCCGCCCTCGATGAACTCGCGCTCGTCATCGCAGCAAGCGATGGCTTCCTCGCGACCTTACTCGGTAGCGGCGAAAAGAAGCTCGATTTCTCCCTCGGCATCGAATGGAGCAACAAAAACGGCATCAAATTCACGGGCGGCGGCGGTTTTGAGATTGCAACCCATCCACACTTGC
The DNA window shown above is from Bacteroidota bacterium and carries:
- a CDS encoding DUF349 domain-containing protein is translated as MARFNKKRMAYYAEREKEKEDTTNKKKELLERLKAIVTEEQVTKIQEVRDIQNQWREVGWVLQKDLQSFNETYRHYLDIFYKLRSQYQELLELDRKIQSRGKRGRRRS
- a CDS encoding prolipoprotein diacylglyceryl transferase, yielding MIIYYLYRKGFHILTCVDAFVPGLILAYAVGRIGCQMSGDGDWGILNAAYQSLPRGGVAVGSMDIFQQAVDANQAYFILNGTEHAFVPKPGF
- a CDS encoding DUF349 domain-containing protein, whose translation is MDRFYELRSGYYELQDQQRVENEIKKKAILAKIKVHHDFDGKRPKDWTDVTNEVLALQNEWKTIGPGPMRPTKSGRNTAPSVTTSSNAKSEFFKVFDEERGENLIKKTAICEKAEAVMNNEHLKDTTEILKQLQEE